Genomic segment of Trichoderma breve strain T069 chromosome 7 map unlocalized scaffold00007, whole genome shotgun sequence:
CATTATCCGCACGCTCCAGTCCAAGGGATACCTCAAACACGCCTTCTGCACCGAAACTCGACCTTACAACCAAGGCAGCCGACTGACAGCATTCGAGCTGGTCCACGAGGGCATCCCCAGCACCCTCATTACCGATTCTATGGCGGCTGCTCTCTTCCGAACTAAGAAGGCGGAGAATAACATTGCAGCCGTCATTGTTGGCGCTGACCGTGTCGTTCGCAACGGTGACACTGCAAACAAGATTGGCACTTACCAATTGTCCGTTCTAGCCAAGCACCACGGCATCAAGTTTATCGTTGCTGCCCCAACCACGAGCATTGACCTGGAGACCAAGACTGGCGACGGTATCAAGATTGAAGAGCGTAAGAGGGAGGAGCTGACACAAATCTCCGGTGCCGTTGTCGGGCCAGATGGTCGTGTGGATGGTAACAACAAGGTTCGCGTCGCAACGGCTGACCAGCGGATTGATGTGTGGAATCCTGCCTTTGATGTCACTCCCGCAGAATTCATTGATGTCGTCGTGACGGAGAAGGGTGCTGTGGAGAAGGGACCCGATGGCACCTTTGACTTTAGCAAGATTTTGCCTGAACGGTGGGCAAAGGTGGTTGGTTAATATAGAAcaaaaggagaaagaaacaagagcgGGCATTCCACATGCCCTCGGAAGAGATAGCACAGGgttaaaaaagaagaccaGCGTTAGTGCACAGCGTCATTAGATTATCTTTTAACATACATCATCTAATATCCAAATCAATTATTCTGATACCCTCCTCATTGGTTCAGTGCGTGGAGAATCAGCTTCTGGTAGTCTTCAACCGCCTGCTCTAGGTCGCCAACAGTGATGTATTCGTGATCACCGTGAGCAACGAGGATACTGCCTGGCCCATACAAGTATCGGACGTAGTCACCATCGAGATTAGGAATGTCCGTGCCGTAATTGACAACAATTTGGTCAAAATCTGAGTTGCAGGTTAGATCAAAGAACCGTGTTCAAAAAACCGTATCCAATAAGATGTAGCTGTTATAGACTTACCTTCCACATCACAGTTACTTTCATAAGGTCCATATCCATGAGTACACTCAAAAGTGAACGCCTCATCATCGACTTCAGTCAAGATATCCAAAATTTTTTTCTGCACTTCCTTGTGGCCCTCTTTCTCGGAGCCACTGGCAACGCGGGCAGCCAAGTCCACAAAAGCCCTGGCAGGAATCACGTTGGAAGCAACGCCGCCATCAAATCGGCCAGCATTGAACGTCGTGTTACCAAAGAGAGGGCTGGCGCCGAGATCCGTATCGTATATCTTGTTCATGGCTCGAATCATCAGCTCGTTGGCCGACTTGCCCATTTCTGGATAGCCGCTGTGAGCGTCCTTCCCCTTGGCCACGACAGTGCAGAAGAGGGCGCCCTTGTGGCCACACGCCAGCTTGTTCTCCGTAGGCTCGCCAAAAATAGCAGAGTCAAAACTTAGAGGCGGGTTCATATGCTCGAGCGAAGCGCTAAAGGTCTTCATTCCATCGCCGGTTGTTTCCTCTCCAACAACAAAGAGCAGGATGATGTCTTCCGGGTTGACATTCTTGTTTGTGGAGAGCAATTCGTTCACCGCCAAGATCTGAGTCGCAACACTGCCTTTGGCGTCCGTGGTGCCGCGGCCCTTGATGATTGTGTGCTTTGAGATTTCGCCGCCCTCAATGTCCCAGGGAATATGAGGAGGAACCGTGTCAATGTGGCTCGTCACCAATGCCTTGTAGTTgggctttctctctccgCGCCAGGCCAAGACGTTGAATCTGTCGGGCACATCTGGTTTGTCCTTGGGCGGGGCGACGAATTGGATGGCCACATGGTATTGTTCTTGTTCTAGATAGTCGACGAGGAATTGGCCAACCTCATTTTCTTTGCCACTGACGGACGGGATAGAAACCAACGACtcgagcagctgcagcagcttgtccCGGTAAGACGGAGCGTCTGATGCGCTGGTATGCTGCGAAGTTGCTGATGAGCCTGAGTGGCCGACCTCGGAAatcggctgctgttgctggccTGCACAGAGCGCCAATAGCGCCGGAAACACGACTGCGGAAGCTGAAGCCCAAtgcatcttgttgatgttcGATGCTTGGATCTGCTCTCAGTTGCGCAAGGGCGGTGATGTAAACAAAGCCAAATGACTGGGTAGCTCAAGCGCCTTGCGACGGCTTATGGGCTATCAATTGACAGGCTTCAGCTCCACGTGACCGAGTGTTGGGATCTTCGTAtttgagatgcttgatgctttTAGCGATATCTTAGATGCATTAATGGCCAaacttattttttttcttctctttatCCGGGATTATTGGCGTTGTCCTGTCGCAGCCCGTTTCGAAGAAGCTATTGAGAGCTATAGGAGCTAAAGCTAATGGCGACCTAGGTACAGAGGTAAGGTAAGCTCTGGATGAGTGAGTCCAAATGACGTACGCGGGAGATCTACGATGACACCCTACTAAGATGCATGCCGTAAGCCTCCATATGGACTTCAATTATCACGTCAGCGGCATAGATGCTGGTACTTAGTAAGTCTAGACAGCTATATTCATCAGGTTTGGGTAAAGTAGCAAGATGATAGTGAATTGTAAAGATACTGtaggaaacaaaagaatATGACGCACTATGGATAGGTAGGCACTTTTAAACACACCACATCGCTGGCTTATTCAACTCTCTTAAACACAACATTCAcctcttcaccaccaacctCCACCTGGACACTCAAGTCTCCCCCCTCCTTCACAACATCCTGTTTCACCAGCTCCTCATTGACATAAACAGCCCAAGTTCCCGCAGGCAAGTTGCTCGCCACCGGAGCTGCACCAACCCTTCGGTCATCCCACGTCTTCATAGTCAACACCAAAGCACTCTCTTCACTATCCCAAACTCCACGAAGACAATCAATGCCCTGGCCAAGATCAATGCCGTCAATCCACGGCTGTGTTGCCGCATGGCCCCGCCGTCGAGGCTTCTCCCACATCTGCTTCTGTCCATCAGGCACATTCAGTCTCGCATATCCAACCGACGCATTCCCCGAAAACGGATCCATATGTGTCCATTCTCCAGCTTCATTCGTCTTGGTGTCGTTCCTATGATAAAACAGTCCGCCATTCTCCCACGTTGGTTGTAGATGCTCGTCTGCGTACTTGAGTAGACCGTCCaactcttctttcttgccCAGCTCCGACAACCATTGGACAACATAACCAAATGTTGGTCTAGAGAAGAGAAACTTTGACGGTGGGAGGGCGGCAGCATTTTCTCGGGCTCGAGCAAGAATTGCAGCGTCGTTTTTGTCCGCATTTTCGGTTTCCACGAGCTTTCGGTATTCTTCCGCAATGTGATCCTCGTGAAGCTGGACCTCGCCGTCGATATTCGTGATGAACCCGTATACTTGTTGATCGTACAGTGACTTTACGGTATCAGAGTTCCACGTATTCATATAGGCATTTGCCCTGTGTAAATGTCAGTAAAGAACATTGTTTTGCGTCAGTTAGTACAACTCACCATGCAGTCCAACCAACGGATTTCGGCGGCAACGTCTTGTCCTGTCGAACAAAGTACCAGTCAACATATAGCCCGCTAGGAGAGACCATGCCTTTCTTATCCCAAGCCGCCTTGTACTTGTCCAAAACTTCGCCAGAAACGTCGGTCCCATCTCTAGCGTCGTTGTATTTCATCGCAATCAACTATTTTAAAGATGCCGATTAGTTCTCACTGACTCTCATGTAAGGCACtctggtgaagaagagacatACGGGAAATTGATTGCAGACGACAAACACCAGATTGGGCTCACAGCAAACGCCCACCCACCcattcctctccatctcacgAATAATAGCATCTTGCAAGCTCCGATTATCATAATGAAAAGTCTCGGACCCAAACCCAAAGAATAGAGGATCCCAAACGAACGTCAACGACTCCGACTTCTCAaactcatcgtcgtcaaagaGCATGCCGTATAGGCTCGTCATTAGCAAGAGATGGCCGCTGTACATGATATTCTCCCTGACGACCGGATCCGCCCAAGGCTTCCTCAACTCCGTTCGATCAGGGTCAGTTCGGTTTCCCGAGAGACTAGTGTTGAACCAGTAAGCCCACACCTCTCTCCGCAACATCTTGTGGATCAGACGACGCATGAGGGACTTGAGTGGGCTTCTCAGGGCCGGTAGACGGTGATAATGCGCTGCTCCGGTGCCGTATGCCATGGTGGCGAGCTGATAGCGGTAGGCATCGAGGAATTCTTGCATCGGCTCCTGAGTTCCCATGTGATGCCATTCACCATCCATTTGGCTGGCGAGATTATGGAAGTGACGCAAGTGTCCTGCTTGGGCGGCATTGAGCTTATCATACTTGGATAGGTCAACAGAGGAACCCGGTTTTGTGTGAGAACTCATTTCGACGATAACTGGGCTGGAAAGACTATGTTGTGTGGTTCAAGCTGAACACCCGCCGATCTCGATTTGATAACCCAGAAACGACGAGTTCTTCACTGTATATCTCTTCGAAGCTAGCAGTTGAAGTAAGATCAGATTTCTGGTGGTTCAGTAATCTTCTTAGACCCGACACCATGTcttctttatatatactttCCATCGAAGCCCCTAAA
This window contains:
- a CDS encoding peptidase dimerization domain-containing protein, giving the protein MHWASASAVVFPALLALCAGQQQQPISEVGHSGSSATSQHTSASDAPSYRDKLLQLLESLVSIPSVSGKENEVGQFLVDYLEQEQYHVAIQFVAPPKDKPDVPDRFNVLAWRGERKPNYKALVTSHIDTVPPHIPWDIEGGEISKHTIIKGRGTTDAKGSVATQILAVNELLSTNKNVNPEDIILLFVVGEETTGDGMKTFSASLEHMNPPLSFDSAIFGEPTENKLACGHKGALFCTVVAKGKDAHSGYPEMGKSANELMIRAMNKIYDTDLGASPLFGNTTFNAGRFDGGVASNVIPARAFVDLAARVASGSEKEGHKEVQKKILDILTEVDDEAFTFECTHGYGPYESNCDVEDFDQIVVNYGTDIPNLDGDYVRYLYGPGSILVAHGDHEYITVGDLEQAVEDYQKLILHALNQ
- a CDS encoding initiation factor 2 subunit family domain-containing protein, which codes for MSLLQAVKYQRGKLEVLDQLLLPHEFHYDTVSTRQEAFDSIATMRVRGAPAIAIVASLGLAVELHNNSVSGTSDGQVISQIDEALDYLKESRPTAVDLTNAITQLKATIRTADGKGKEAIVQAFIEEAERIFEKDLQSNLSIGDFGAQWLQAQAGASPDQKISVLTHCNTGALATSGHGTALGIIRTLQSKGYLKHAFCTETRPYNQGSRLTAFELVHEGIPSTLITDSMAAALFRTKKAENNIAAVIVGADRVVRNGDTANKIGTYQLSVLAKHHGIKFIVAAPTTSIDLETKTGDGIKIEERKREELTQISGAVVGPDGRVDGNNKVRVATADQRIDVWNPAFDVTPAEFIDVVVTEKGAVEKGPDGTFDFSKILPERWAKVVG